The following are encoded in a window of Chionomys nivalis chromosome X, mChiNiv1.1, whole genome shotgun sequence genomic DNA:
- the LOC130868471 gene encoding diphthamide biosynthesis protein 3-like, whose amino-acid sequence MVVFHDEVEIEDFQYGKDSETYFYPCPCGDFSITKEELESGEDVTTCPSCSLIIKVIYDNSKFMCGETVPAPSTNKELNAEEALRNPNPEQQEMSPGGWIRC is encoded by the coding sequence ATGGTGGTGTTTCACGATGAGGTGGAGATCGAGGACTTTCAATATGGCAAGGACTCAGAGACTTATTTCTACCCCTGTCCCTGTGGGGACTTCTCAATCACCAAGGAAGAGTTGGAGAGTGGAGAAGACGTGACAACGTGTCCTAGCTGCTCTCTCATTATAAAAGTGATTTATGATAACAGTAAGTTTATGTGTGGAGAAACAGTCCCAGCACCTTCAACCAACAAAGAGTTAAATGCTGAAGAAGCCCTCAGAAACCCAAATCCTGAGCAGCAGGAAATGAGCCCAGGTGGATGGATCAGGTGCTGA